Proteins from a single region of Ziziphus jujuba cultivar Dongzao chromosome 1, ASM3175591v1:
- the LOC132799261 gene encoding wall-associated receptor kinase 1-like, whose translation MGLFTIIMGTAWLHLYLKNRKLSKQKERLFRQNGGLILLQQLSEQKNYNEAVKIFNAEELRKATFNYDDSTIIGKGGFGTVYRGILPDNRIVAIKKSKVASQDQIEQFINELLVLSQINHRNVIRLLGCCLETEVPLLVYEFASNGALYDHIHEKGKACNLLWETRLNIAAETAGALSYLHSEASLPIIHRDVKSANILLDNYTPKVSDFGASKLAPMDQTEFVTVVQGTIGYLDPEYLHTNQLTEKSDVYSFGVVLVELLTGQKALSYDRSEKERSLSMYFFNALKDGRLFDVVESHIVNEGNREQIKEMAELAKGCLNLRGDDRPTMKEVAMGLERIRKRDEKHRWGSNANLIDLDKIEHLFGDEMPNAYGKQSDQTQSTISFPIPSDFSGR comes from the coding sequence ATGGGGTTATTTACCATAATCATGGGTACCGCTTGGTTACATTTGTATCTCAAGAACAGAAAGCTATCCAAGCAGAAAGAGAGATTATTTCGTCAAAATGGCGGGTTAATTCTGCTTCAACAACTTTCTGAACAGAAAAATTACAATGAAGCAGTCAAGATCTTCAATGCAGAAGAGCTAAGAAAGGCTACTTTCAACTATGATGACAGCACAATCATTGGCAAAGGAGGTTTTGGAACAGTTTACAGAGGAATTTTACCAGACAATAGGATTGTTGCCATCAAGAAGTCCAAGGTTGCAAGTCAAGACCAGATTGAGCAATTTATCAATGAATTGCTTGTGCTTTCCCAGATCAATCATAGAAATGTGATCAGACTCTTGGGCTGTTGTTTAGAGACAGAAGTTCCTCTACTTGTCTATGAATTTGCTTCCAATGGCGCTCTCTATGACCATATACATGAAAAGGGAAAGGCCTGCAATTTGCTCTGGGAAACTCGTCTAAACATCGCAGCAGAAACTGCTGGTGCACTATCATATTTGCATTCTGAAGCTTCATTACCAATCATTCATAGAGATGTCAAGTCTGCAAATATACTTCTTGATAACTACACTCCAAAAGTTTCGGACTTTGGAGCATCAAAATTGGCTCCAATGGACCAAACCGAGTTTGTAACAGTGGTGCAAGGAACAATTGGATACTTAGATCCTGAATACTTGCATACCAATCAATTGACTGAGAAGAGCGATGTGTACAGCTTTGGAGTTGTTCTTGTGGAGTTGTTGACGGGACAGAAGGCTCTCTCATACGATAGAAGTGAGAAGGAAAGAAGCCTGTCTATGTATTTCTTCAATGCCTTGAAAGATGGAAGGTTATTTGATGTGGTTGAGAGTCATATAGTGAATGAAGGAAACAGAGAGCAAATCAAGGAAATGGCAGAGCTTGCAAAAGGGTGCTTGAATTTGAGAGGGGATGATAGGCCTACTATGAAAGAAGTAGCAATGGGATTGGagagaataagaaaaagagacGAAAAGCATAGGTGGGGTAGTAATGCAAATTTGATCGATTTGGAC
- the LOC107405775 gene encoding LOW QUALITY PROTEIN: putative wall-associated receptor kinase-like 16 (The sequence of the model RefSeq protein was modified relative to this genomic sequence to represent the inferred CDS: deleted 2 bases in 1 codon), whose translation MKFKSSAIGPFALLKKTEQNGYSNETAKIFKEEELKRATLNYDVSTIIGRGGFGTVYKGFLADKKLVAIKKSKIVDQNQTEQFINEVIVLSQINHRNVVKLLGCCLETEVPLLAYEFVPNGTLFEHIHDENKASNLPWEVRLRIAAETAEALSYLHSAASTPIIHRDFKSSNILLDNYTAKVSDFGASRLVPLDQTEVATMVQGTLGYLDPEYLHTNQLTEKSDVYSFGVVLVELLTRRKALSFDRPEQEKLAKYFLYSLGEGRLFEVLESNIKKEENYEQIKEVAELAKRCLNLRGDDRPSMKEVAMELEGLRKAQKYPWVSAEVNMEETEYLVAESSNANDGSITASVEPDFSGR comes from the exons atgaaatttaaaa GTTCTGCAATTGGCCCTTTTGCCTTACTC AAAAAAACTGAACAAAACGGGTACTCTAATGAGACAGCCAAAATCTTCAAGGAAGAAGAGTTGAAAAGGGCTACTCTCAACTATGATGTGAGCACCATCATTGGCCGGGGAGGTTTTGGTACAGTCTACAAAGGATTTTTAGCAGACAAGAAGCTTGTTGCCATCAAGAAGTCCAAGATTGTGGATCAAAACCAAACCGAACAATTTATCAACGAGGTTATTGTGCTATCCCAGATTAACCATAGGAATGTGGTTAAACTCTTGGGGTGTTGTTTGGAGACGGAAGTTCCTTTACTTGCATATGAATTCGTCCCTAATGGCACCCTGTTTGAGCACATACACGACGAAAACAAGGCATCCAATTTACCTTGGGAAGTTCGTCTACGAATAGCTGCAGAAACAGCTGAAGCATTATCATATCTGCATTCTGCAGCTTCAACACCAATCATACATAGGGATTTCAAGTCTTCCAACATACTGCTTGACAATTATACTGCAAAAGTTTCCGACTTTGGGGCTTCAAGGTTGGTTCCACTTGATCAAACTGAAGTGGCAACAATGGTGCAAGGCACTCTTGGATACTTAGATCCCGAATACTTGCATACAAATCAATTGACAGAGAAAAGTGATGTCTATAGTTTTGGAGTTGTACTTGTTGAGTTACTAACAAGACGGAAGGCTTTGTCATTTGATAGGCCAGAGCAGGAGAAA TTAGCCAAGTATTTCCTCTATTCCTTGGGAGAAGGTCGGTTGTTTGAAGTCCTTGAGAGTAATATAAAGAAGGAAGAGAACTACGAGCAAATTAAGGAAGTGGCTGAGCTAGCAAAAAGATGCTTGAATCTAAGAGGGGATGATAGGCCTAGCATGAAAGAAGTAGCAATGGAATTAGAAGGACTAAGAAAAGCACAGAAGTATCCTTGGGTAAGTGCAGAGGTAAATATGGAGGAAACTGAGTACTTGGTTGCTGAGTCTTCCAATGCAAATGATGGTAGCATTACAGCTTCTGTAGAACCGGATTTCTCTGGAAGATGA